The nucleotide window CAGGGCATTATAGAGGATTTGGGCGATCAGGCCGTGTCCTTTCGGTGTGGGGTGTACGCGGTCTGTAGCCCAGCGGCTTTCGGGAGATTCTTCCAGGAGGGATATAAACATGGCGTGGAGGTTAAGGTAGGGAAGGGCATAGTGCTTTGAAAGATCGAGAATACCCCTGACCATTTTCTCCGTGGTTTTCAGAACCGGCAGGGAGGGGTCTTTGCAGATATAAAAGGGAGTCATAAGAAGGATGGGTGTATTGGGAAGGCCGGCCTGTGTCTGCCGGATCAGCGTGTTATAGATGTTGAGGAAGTGGGATATCCGTTCTTCTTCGGGAGATGGGTGGTTCTGGGTGACATGGGCATCATTGACGCCGATAAGCATTGTCAGCAGATCCGGAGCCGGGTCAAGAACGTCTGTCTGCCAGCGCATGGCGAGTCCTTCAATGGTGTTTCCGCAAATTCCTTTGTTCAGGATTTCAAAGGGAAAATCGGGATGACAGGTTTCGATTATTTCCTTCAGCCGGGCAACATAGCCATCCCCAAGGGGCGGTTTGTCATTGGTTCGCCCTGCATCTGTTATGCTGTTGCCGATGCAGAGAATCCGAAAAAGTGCAGACATAGATCAATCCTTTCCTCTTGATTGATGTGGCGATGTTTACAAAAAAACAGCTATGGAAAAATAATATTTGAAATTCAGGAAACGAAGCTTTAATTTAGTTAGTAAATTAAACGAACTAATTAAGA belongs to Candidatus Neomarinimicrobiota bacterium and includes:
- a CDS encoding SGNH/GDSL hydrolase family protein produces the protein MSALFRILCIGNSITDAGRTNDKPPLGDGYVARLKEIIETCHPDFPFEILNKGICGNTIEGLAMRWQTDVLDPAPDLLTMLIGVNDAHVTQNHPSPEEERISHFLNIYNTLIRQTQAGLPNTPILLMTPFYICKDPSLPVLKTTEKMVRGILDLSKHYALPYLNLHAMFISLLEESPESRWATDRVHPTPKGHGLIAQILYNALMQHNFIRS